From the Nodularia sp. NIES-3585 genome, one window contains:
- the glyA gene encoding serine hydroxymethyltransferase, which translates to MTRTNSEILANSDPAIAGLINQELQRQRDHLELIASENFTSAAVLAAQGSPLTNKYAEGLPGKRYYGGCEFVDQVEQIAIDRAKQLFGAAHANVQPHSGAQANFAVFLTLLQPGDKIMGMDLSHGGHLTHGSPVNVSGKWFQVCHYGVSQETEQLDYEQIREQALRERPKLLICGYSAYPRVIDFEKFRSIADEVGAYLLADIAHIAGLVASGLHPDPLPFCDVVTTTTHKTLRGPRGGLILTRDAELGKKLDKSVFPGTQGGPLEHVIAGKAVAFGEALKPDFKDYSAQVIDNARALASQLQNRGLKLVSNGTDNHLMLVDLQNIGLTGKQADQLVSGVNITANKNTVPFDPQSPFVTSGLRLGSPAMTTRGMGVTEFTEIGNIIADRLLSPDSETVAQDCRQRVAALCDRFPLYPHLQIPVPALA; encoded by the coding sequence GTGACTAGAACGAATTCCGAAATTTTGGCTAACTCCGATCCCGCGATCGCGGGGTTAATTAACCAAGAACTACAGCGTCAACGCGACCACTTAGAGTTGATTGCTAGTGAAAACTTTACCTCGGCTGCTGTACTAGCAGCACAAGGTTCACCATTGACCAATAAATATGCCGAAGGATTGCCAGGTAAACGGTACTATGGCGGTTGTGAATTTGTCGATCAAGTTGAGCAAATAGCTATTGACCGAGCTAAACAGCTGTTTGGTGCGGCTCATGCTAATGTCCAACCCCATTCCGGCGCTCAGGCAAATTTTGCAGTTTTCCTGACATTACTGCAACCCGGTGACAAAATCATGGGTATGGATTTGTCTCATGGGGGACATCTCACCCACGGTTCACCAGTGAATGTTTCGGGTAAGTGGTTCCAAGTTTGCCACTACGGTGTCAGCCAAGAAACAGAACAGCTAGACTACGAACAAATTCGGGAGCAGGCGCTGAGGGAGCGTCCCAAGCTCTTAATTTGTGGATATTCAGCTTATCCCCGTGTGATCGATTTTGAAAAGTTCCGCAGCATCGCTGATGAAGTCGGCGCTTACTTACTGGCAGATATTGCCCATATTGCTGGTTTAGTGGCTAGTGGTCTTCACCCCGACCCACTGCCCTTCTGTGATGTGGTCACAACCACAACTCATAAAACGCTCCGTGGACCTCGTGGTGGTTTGATTTTGACCCGCGATGCAGAATTAGGCAAAAAGCTAGATAAATCCGTTTTCCCTGGCACTCAAGGCGGTCCCCTAGAACACGTAATTGCCGGCAAGGCAGTGGCTTTTGGGGAAGCACTCAAACCAGATTTTAAAGATTATTCTGCTCAAGTAATTGACAATGCCCGTGCTTTGGCAAGTCAACTGCAAAACCGTGGCTTAAAGCTAGTGTCAAATGGGACAGATAACCATTTAATGTTAGTAGATTTACAGAATATTGGCTTGACCGGAAAGCAAGCTGATCAACTGGTGAGTGGAGTAAATATTACCGCTAACAAAAATACAGTTCCCTTTGACCCTCAATCACCATTTGTTACCAGTGGTCTGAGGTTAGGTTCTCCAGCCATGACTACACGGGGCATGGGTGTAACAGAATTTACTGAGATTGGGAATATTATCGCTGACAGGCTGCTTTCTCCTGATTCTGAGACAGTAGCACAAGATTGTCGCCAACGGGTAGCCGCATTGTGCGATCGCTTCCCCTTGTACCCACATCTACAAATTCCTGTACCAGCCTTAGCATAA
- a CDS encoding DUF2267 domain-containing protein, which translates to MEYNEFITHVQSLAQSNAREEAERATRATLETLKERVPRDEANDLAAQLPQELGQYLQSREAESSESFNLQEFITRVSQRENIEPTTTAIHVRAVFAVLQNAINPEKFAKFHTYFSHDYEELFTTSPTTEVPAI; encoded by the coding sequence ATGGAATATAACGAATTTATCACCCATGTACAAAGCCTAGCTCAATCAAATGCTCGTGAAGAGGCAGAACGTGCTACCCGTGCGACTTTAGAAACCCTCAAAGAGCGTGTCCCCCGCGATGAAGCCAACGATTTAGCAGCACAATTACCACAAGAGCTAGGTCAATATTTGCAAAGCCGAGAGGCAGAAAGTAGTGAATCTTTCAACCTGCAAGAATTTATTACACGTGTTAGTCAAAGAGAAAATATAGAACCAACAACAACCGCAATTCATGTTCGGGCTGTGTTTGCAGTCTTACAAAACGCCATCAATCCTGAGAAATTTGCCAAGTTTCATACTTATTTTTCTCATGATTACGAAGAACTGTTTACGACATCGCCAACGACTGAAGTTCCAGCAATCTAA
- a CDS encoding condensation domain-containing protein, giving the protein MAVAIARCLEKSKTQAMKTLIDKKMISNRKLGHLEQVMEKVNSHAKTWNIVTISRIKGPLSAEIIRQALDIIQLRHTRLNSRIIYSKNGLRFQTEGTTKIPLRVVKHFHDQQWQEVVREEMNQEIDSSKCLLRAVLVNIQSDSHVNYLIITGHHAVGDGLSSIRLQSEILTYCEKIVAGDLNNSVVSLLPLPSIEELLPPETKGLKGKIVSTLFFLQVAFKKLFYPPETLNFEKYAPISKRRCDIVHRQLDQKVTQQLIHRCRQEKTTVNSALCAAMMFAVASKIKKGNRKKIRMNCLTAIDLRKRLETKINEHHMAVLVSSIMGSYTIKTNTSFWELAREVKQTIETSIQRGDIFKTILVSRHMINFCLAYPKQLAATVLLSNIGKVNIPNNYGEFELEEISFTSSQSLYAGMLTSHTATFRGKMLLNFVFSEPSISRDKMEELVNNCMLYILHVCQFKVEQNLTSV; this is encoded by the coding sequence TTGGCGGTTGCTATAGCTCGGTGCTTAGAAAAGAGTAAAACACAAGCAATGAAAACGCTTATAGATAAAAAAATGATTAGTAACAGAAAACTAGGACATCTTGAGCAGGTTATGGAAAAAGTAAATAGCCATGCTAAAACCTGGAATATAGTCACTATCAGCCGCATCAAGGGACCTCTGAGTGCAGAAATTATCAGACAGGCTTTAGATATAATTCAACTTCGCCACACTCGACTTAATTCTCGGATTATTTATTCTAAAAACGGTCTCCGCTTTCAAACAGAAGGAACAACAAAGATTCCTTTGCGTGTTGTTAAACATTTTCATGATCAACAGTGGCAAGAAGTTGTTCGTGAAGAGATGAACCAGGAAATTGATAGCAGTAAATGTCTGCTACGAGCTGTGCTTGTTAATATCCAGAGTGACAGCCATGTAAATTACCTGATTATAACAGGACATCATGCAGTTGGAGATGGACTATCATCTATCCGACTTCAGTCAGAAATCTTGACTTATTGTGAGAAAATCGTAGCTGGAGACTTAAATAATTCAGTTGTTAGTTTGTTGCCTCTTCCATCGATAGAAGAACTACTACCACCAGAAACAAAAGGGTTAAAAGGTAAGATAGTTAGCACATTGTTTTTTTTACAAGTAGCATTTAAAAAACTTTTTTATCCTCCAGAAACGTTAAATTTTGAAAAGTATGCACCGATTAGTAAACGTCGTTGTGATATTGTCCATAGACAGCTTGACCAAAAGGTAACCCAACAGTTAATCCATCGTTGTCGCCAAGAAAAAACAACAGTGAATAGTGCTTTATGCGCTGCAATGATGTTTGCAGTAGCTAGCAAAATCAAGAAAGGTAATCGAAAAAAAATTCGCATGAATTGCCTAACGGCGATTGATTTGAGAAAACGTTTAGAAACTAAAATTAATGAGCATCATATGGCTGTCTTAGTCTCATCTATTATGGGATCTTATACCATAAAAACCAACACATCATTTTGGGAATTAGCTAGGGAAGTAAAGCAAACTATTGAAACTAGTATTCAGCGTGGCGATATCTTTAAAACGATATTAGTATCCCGGCATATGATAAATTTTTGTTTAGCCTACCCTAAGCAATTAGCTGCTACAGTGTTGCTATCCAATATTGGTAAAGTAAACATACCTAACAATTACGGAGAATTTGAATTAGAAGAAATCAGTTTTACTAGCTCACAGTCTTTGTACGCAGGTATGCTAACGAGTCATACTGCGACTTTCAGAGGAAAAATGTTGTTGAATTTTGTGTTTTCTGAGCCTTCAATCAGTCGCGATAAGATGGAGGAACTGGTAAACAATTGTATGCTTTATATTCTTCATGTTTGTCAGTTCAAAGTTGAGCAGAATTTAACGAGTGTTTAA
- a CDS encoding cupin domain-containing protein codes for MTDTSVKKVDSSHSPKGQLGQKYLASGKSISMRLWEDEQPSADKQPTSRDYETVGYAIKGRAELHLEGQMILLEPGSSWVVPKGANHTYKILEPFTAVEATSPPAQIHGRDEN; via the coding sequence ATGACAGACACAAGTGTTAAAAAAGTAGACTCTAGCCATTCCCCCAAAGGTCAACTCGGTCAGAAATATCTAGCCTCTGGGAAATCAATTTCTATGCGTCTTTGGGAAGATGAACAACCAAGCGCCGATAAACAACCTACCTCCCGCGACTATGAAACAGTTGGTTATGCAATTAAAGGCCGGGCGGAATTGCACCTAGAAGGGCAAATGATTTTATTAGAACCTGGAAGTTCCTGGGTAGTACCAAAAGGGGCAAATCATACTTACAAAATCCTCGAACCATTTACCGCAGTTGAAGCCACAAGTCCACCCGCTCAAATTCATGGACGAGATGAGAATTAA
- a CDS encoding Tic20 family protein has protein sequence MTWRGSVTVSDRIFACLPYLLPLIQGLSFGSFFFRQFPVIGVVLIPLSPIIAIYQLPFASLIIFFALFLLVVRNEKISHFIRFNTMQAILLNIVLFLCDILRQVLISVPGADFALETISNTIFIGILAAVVYSVAQSLFGRYAEIPAISDAVHMQVR, from the coding sequence ATGACTTGGCGCGGGTCTGTAACAGTTTCTGACCGGATTTTTGCTTGTTTACCTTATTTGCTACCCCTGATTCAGGGTCTAAGCTTTGGTAGCTTTTTCTTCAGACAGTTTCCAGTTATTGGAGTGGTACTGATCCCTTTGAGTCCCATAATCGCAATTTATCAACTTCCCTTTGCCAGCCTGATTATTTTCTTTGCGTTGTTCCTACTAGTGGTGAGAAACGAAAAAATTAGTCACTTCATTCGCTTCAACACCATGCAGGCAATTCTTTTGAACATTGTGTTATTTTTGTGTGACATCCTGCGGCAAGTTTTGATTTCGGTTCCTGGTGCTGACTTTGCTTTAGAAACCATCTCTAACACCATCTTTATCGGTATATTGGCAGCAGTTGTCTATTCTGTTGCTCAATCCCTGTTTGGACGTTATGCAGAAATTCCGGCAATTTCTGATGCAGTCCATATGCAAGTGCGTTAG
- a CDS encoding phosphopantetheine-binding protein, whose product MNQSNPNPSAIQSYTVEEIETWLVSQIAEQLNIQTDEIDVKEPLDSYGLDSVQAMMLANKAEKFLGFKLSPMLMWHYPTIASLSKRLVEDLEDSESDIFQI is encoded by the coding sequence ATGAACCAATCCAATCCTAACCCAAGTGCTATTCAATCTTATACTGTAGAAGAAATTGAAACTTGGCTAGTCTCCCAAATTGCTGAACAGTTGAATATTCAAACTGATGAAATAGATGTTAAAGAACCTTTAGATAGCTACGGGTTGGATTCAGTCCAAGCTATGATGCTGGCAAATAAAGCAGAGAAATTTCTGGGCTTTAAGCTGTCTCCTATGCTGATGTGGCATTACCCGACTATTGCATCACTATCCAAGCGTTTGGTCGAAGATTTGGAAGATTCCGAGTCAGATATATTTCAGATTTAA
- a CDS encoding alkaline phosphatase PhoX has product MNISRREFFTMAGASATGAVLLSPLQAFYAKPAIAAGPYGNLVTDPNGVLDLPFGFTYRELSKRGQTMNDGYKVPGGHDGMGAFPGSDGSTILIRNHELTPSSSNGLGAPNNKKYNSKGRGGCTKLVVSSSRTLLDHRGVLAGTIRNCAGGPTPSGSWLSCEETFETNNSKKHGYVFEVPSSATTFVTPVPLTAMGRFNHEAAAVDPNTGYIYMTEDRGNGLFYRFVPNQSSNLSAGGTLYALKITGLSGINTATSFPKNTPKAVEWVQIINPDPSTDTVRTEGYNNGAARFSGGEGIFYGSGYVYFTCKSGGSSGDGQVWRYSPANNTVELYLEPNNSGVLDNPDNLVVFPNRDIFLCEDGDGTDYILGITPSGSLYKFAKNALNTSEFAGVCFSPDGQTMFVNMQTPGITFAIWGPW; this is encoded by the coding sequence TTGAATATATCGCGACGTGAGTTTTTTACAATGGCAGGGGCATCGGCTACAGGTGCTGTCCTTCTATCTCCTTTGCAAGCATTTTATGCTAAACCCGCGATCGCTGCCGGTCCCTACGGCAATTTAGTCACCGACCCCAACGGAGTATTAGATTTACCATTTGGATTCACCTACCGCGAACTGTCCAAAAGAGGTCAAACGATGAATGATGGTTACAAAGTACCCGGTGGTCACGATGGGATGGGTGCTTTTCCAGGTTCCGATGGCAGTACGATTCTAATTCGCAATCATGAACTCACTCCCTCTTCTAGCAATGGTCTGGGCGCTCCTAATAACAAGAAGTACAACTCAAAGGGGAGAGGCGGTTGTACTAAATTGGTTGTTAGTTCTTCCCGCACCTTGCTAGATCATCGGGGAGTCCTAGCGGGAACTATTCGCAATTGTGCCGGTGGCCCTACGCCTTCAGGGTCTTGGTTAAGCTGTGAGGAAACCTTTGAAACCAATAACAGTAAGAAGCATGGTTATGTTTTTGAAGTTCCCAGTAGCGCAACTACTTTTGTCACCCCCGTACCACTAACTGCTATGGGGCGCTTTAATCACGAGGCTGCTGCCGTAGACCCGAACACAGGGTATATCTACATGACGGAAGACCGGGGGAACGGGCTGTTCTACCGCTTTGTTCCTAACCAAAGCAGCAACCTGAGTGCTGGCGGTACGCTATACGCCTTAAAGATTACAGGGTTGTCTGGAATCAACACAGCTACAAGTTTCCCCAAAAATACGCCGAAAGCGGTGGAATGGGTCCAGATTATTAATCCTGATCCCAGCACTGATACCGTCAGAACAGAAGGCTATAACAACGGTGCAGCCAGGTTTTCAGGTGGGGAAGGCATCTTTTATGGCAGTGGTTATGTCTACTTCACTTGCAAGAGTGGGGGTAGTTCTGGAGATGGGCAGGTCTGGCGTTATTCGCCCGCTAATAATACTGTTGAACTCTATCTTGAGCCAAACAATTCTGGTGTGCTAGACAATCCAGACAATCTTGTGGTTTTCCCCAACCGAGATATCTTCCTCTGTGAAGATGGGGATGGAACGGATTACATTCTGGGTATCACTCCCAGTGGTAGTCTTTACAAGTTTGCCAAGAATGCCCTCAACACATCAGAGTTCGCCGGGGTCTGCTTTTCCCCCGATGGTCAGACGATGTTTGTAAATATGCAAACACCAGGAATAACCTTTGCTATCTGGGGACCCTGGTAA
- a CDS encoding DJ-1/PfpI/YhbO family deglycase/protease, translated as MTNSNNHSGKKKVAILIENGVEDIEFTIPCHGLKQAGMEVIVLGSRMNEKYKGQRGKLSVQPDATTTEAIAAEFDAVVIPGGMAPDKMRRNPNTVRFVQEAMQQGKWIAAVCHGPQLLIEGDLLKGRKATGFSAIRKDMINAGANYLDHPLVVDRNLITSREPGDLAIFTTALLSRLGYGGKDAALPDENDTSAEWWKLADAWGGSTKGEIAKGLNTALSGERYSIEALEQYAEKESDTQALSLFQEMINHRQRHVQKLETYLDRLGEKPSLVANIANQYAKVKSAFTGSDDIYQLRCALGDVQTGIGDIGNLCAMYTDPVATAIFTEIYHDLLKYEQRLAELYRGRIGTALQPPKPTTGAAV; from the coding sequence ATGACAAACTCTAATAATCATTCTGGGAAAAAAAAAGTTGCAATCCTCATTGAAAATGGAGTTGAGGATATAGAATTTACCATCCCTTGTCATGGCTTAAAACAAGCTGGAATGGAGGTAATTGTCCTCGGTTCACGCATGAATGAGAAATACAAAGGTCAACGAGGTAAACTTTCGGTACAACCCGACGCAACCACCACAGAAGCCATAGCTGCCGAATTTGATGCAGTGGTAATTCCTGGCGGTATGGCTCCAGACAAAATGCGCCGGAACCCCAACACAGTCCGCTTCGTACAAGAGGCTATGCAACAAGGAAAATGGATAGCTGCGGTTTGTCACGGGCCACAACTATTAATTGAAGGTGATTTGCTCAAAGGTAGAAAAGCCACCGGCTTTAGTGCTATTCGCAAAGACATGATCAATGCAGGTGCAAATTATCTCGATCACCCATTGGTGGTTGACAGGAATTTAATTACCTCTCGCGAACCTGGAGACTTGGCGATTTTTACCACAGCGCTGCTCAGTCGTCTGGGTTACGGTGGTAAAGATGCTGCACTTCCAGACGAGAATGACACCAGCGCTGAGTGGTGGAAACTAGCTGATGCTTGGGGTGGTTCTACTAAAGGTGAAATCGCTAAAGGCTTGAATACAGCCCTGAGTGGGGAGCGTTATTCAATAGAAGCCCTGGAACAGTACGCCGAAAAAGAATCAGATACCCAAGCGCTATCGCTCTTTCAAGAGATGATTAATCATAGACAGCGCCACGTTCAGAAATTGGAAACCTATCTGGACAGACTCGGTGAAAAACCTTCTCTAGTGGCAAATATCGCCAATCAATATGCCAAAGTCAAAAGTGCCTTCACTGGTAGCGACGATATCTATCAGTTACGTTGCGCCTTGGGAGATGTGCAAACAGGTATAGGCGATATTGGCAATTTGTGTGCTATGTACACTGATCCAGTAGCCACCGCGATTTTCACAGAAATTTACCACGATTTGCTGAAATACGAGCAGCGATTAGCAGAGTTATATCGGGGACGCATAGGCACTGCACTTCAGCCTCCCAAGCCCACCACAGGGGCTGCTGTGTAG
- a CDS encoding PfaD family polyunsaturated fatty acid/polyketide biosynthesis protein, translating into MLTNNLLNHKRNNSLLKLANSFVSQNQVWQGSLNTISFDGNGIKAKLLNLDKPCYIIRIEDKIGVSNEGELLHSQNGKIGQELLISVPAMQIQQLGDPNFLDFHHVKYAYTTGAMAHGIASEELVIALGQEKILSSFGAGGLSLDRVETAINRIQQALPQGPYAFNLLHSPSEPAVERGVIDLYLKYQVRTIEASAFLDLNENIVYYRAAGLSLNVANEIEIKNKVIAKISRREVATKFLEPAPFKILKKLVQQGLISELQATLAAKIPMADDITVEADSGGHTDNRPLVCLLPSILELRDQIQGQYGYERPVRIGVAGGIATPQSALAAFMMGAAYVVTGSINQSCIEAGTSQYTKQLLAQAEMADVMMAPAADMFEMGVKLQVLKRGTLFPLRAQKLYDLYKNYDSIEDIPIAEREKLEKQVFKANLDAIWQETVNYLSQRNPDKLQKAINNPKLKMAVIFRWYLGLSSRWSNSGEKGREIDYQIWCGPAMGSFNNWIKGSYLADLNNRRVVDVANQIMTGAVFLYRMQVLKIEGLEMPTYYSTYHPVHFN; encoded by the coding sequence ATGCTTACAAACAACCTCCTCAACCATAAACGCAATAATTCCCTTTTAAAACTTGCCAATTCCTTTGTCAGCCAAAATCAAGTTTGGCAAGGTTCCTTAAACACCATATCCTTTGATGGAAATGGCATCAAAGCCAAACTACTTAACTTAGATAAACCTTGTTACATTATCAGAATTGAAGATAAAATTGGTGTCAGCAACGAAGGAGAACTCCTTCATTCCCAGAATGGAAAAATAGGACAAGAACTGCTAATATCAGTTCCAGCCATGCAGATTCAACAATTAGGAGATCCAAATTTTCTAGATTTTCATCATGTAAAATATGCCTATACAACTGGAGCAATGGCGCATGGTATCGCCTCTGAAGAATTAGTAATTGCTCTTGGCCAAGAGAAAATTTTAAGTTCATTTGGTGCTGGAGGTTTATCTCTAGACCGTGTTGAAACAGCCATTAACCGTATTCAGCAAGCCCTACCCCAAGGTCCTTACGCCTTTAACTTACTCCACAGTCCCAGCGAACCTGCTGTTGAACGGGGTGTCATTGATTTGTATTTGAAATATCAAGTCAGAACAATAGAAGCATCTGCCTTCTTAGACTTGAATGAAAACATTGTTTATTATCGGGCTGCGGGACTAAGTTTGAATGTAGCCAATGAAATCGAAATCAAAAATAAAGTCATTGCTAAAATTTCTCGCCGAGAAGTTGCCACAAAATTTTTAGAACCTGCTCCTTTTAAAATTCTCAAAAAATTAGTCCAGCAAGGTCTTATCAGTGAATTACAAGCAACTCTAGCCGCCAAAATTCCCATGGCTGATGATATTACCGTAGAAGCTGATTCTGGTGGTCACACAGATAATCGTCCTTTAGTTTGTTTGTTACCATCCATTCTAGAATTAAGAGATCAAATTCAAGGCCAATATGGTTATGAAAGACCAGTCAGAATTGGAGTAGCCGGAGGAATTGCCACTCCCCAATCAGCCTTAGCTGCCTTTATGATGGGCGCTGCTTATGTTGTGACTGGTTCCATTAACCAATCCTGTATTGAAGCTGGGACTTCTCAATATACAAAACAATTACTAGCTCAGGCAGAGATGGCTGATGTCATGATGGCTCCAGCCGCAGATATGTTTGAAATGGGAGTGAAATTGCAAGTTCTTAAAAGAGGAACACTCTTTCCTCTCAGAGCGCAAAAACTATATGATTTATACAAAAACTATGATTCAATTGAAGATATACCTATTGCCGAAAGAGAAAAACTAGAAAAACAAGTTTTCAAAGCCAATCTAGATGCGATTTGGCAAGAAACAGTTAATTACTTATCTCAACGTAATCCCGATAAATTGCAGAAAGCAATCAATAATCCTAAGCTAAAAATGGCTGTAATTTTTCGCTGGTATTTGGGATTATCTTCTCGTTGGTCTAATTCGGGTGAAAAAGGTCGAGAAATTGATTATCAAATCTGGTGTGGCCCGGCAATGGGTAGCTTCAATAACTGGATAAAAGGTTCTTATTTGGCAGATTTAAATAATCGCCGAGTCGTTGATGTTGCTAATCAAATTATGACTGGCGCGGTATTTTTATACCGGATGCAAGTTTTAAAAATTGAGGGATTAGAAATGCCAACTTACTACAGTACCTATCACCCAGTTCATTTTAACTAA
- a CDS encoding 2Fe-2S iron-sulfur cluster-binding protein — protein MIASIHFEDDKKTLQVEANQPLTKICDDHPVSILFGCRSVACGTCLIEILSGMDNLSSIREEERILLDILVPDHPNLRLACQCVVQGDIRIRVAN, from the coding sequence ATGATCGCATCTATTCATTTTGAAGATGACAAAAAAACACTTCAAGTTGAAGCCAATCAACCCTTAACGAAGATTTGTGATGATCATCCTGTTTCAATCTTATTTGGTTGTCGTAGCGTTGCCTGTGGAACCTGCCTGATAGAAATTTTGAGTGGGATGGATAATCTCTCTTCCATTAGAGAGGAAGAGCGAATTTTACTAGATATTTTGGTTCCAGATCATCCCAATCTTCGTCTAGCTTGTCAATGCGTAGTGCAGGGTGATATTCGGATTCGAGTAGCTAATTAA
- a CDS encoding DUF6335 family protein, producing the protein MLENNHNPEINPDDLAPEITESYGTGVKEMPGYNIGGRSLRQRKRQYTHTSPEITGGDVDAYWQQEDTVGDEAVGGTAPTPDQNVTDEIGEAVGLPMNDRAFLHTNDILEQRDSSRWELDPMSSDDYPERKE; encoded by the coding sequence ATGCTAGAAAATAATCATAATCCAGAAATTAATCCTGATGATTTAGCACCAGAAATTACGGAATCCTACGGTACTGGTGTGAAAGAAATGCCAGGGTATAATATTGGTGGGCGATCGCTCAGGCAAAGAAAACGTCAATATACACACACCAGTCCGGAAATTACTGGTGGCGATGTTGATGCTTATTGGCAACAAGAGGATACAGTCGGAGATGAGGCTGTAGGCGGTACTGCTCCTACTCCTGATCAAAATGTGACTGACGAAATAGGTGAAGCAGTAGGATTACCTATGAATGACAGGGCTTTTCTTCACACTAACGATATTTTAGAGCAGCGTGATAGTTCTCGCTGGGAATTAGATCCCATGTCTTCTGATGATTATCCAGAACGTAAAGAGTGA
- a CDS encoding condensation domain-containing protein: protein MSTSNILPSHTQEDVQKLRVNDRKLGCLEQAMEKLNSRAKTWNIVTTSRIKGPLSAEILRQALDIIQHRHPRLNSRIVRFRNSLRFQTEGTAKIPLHIVEKFDHQQWTEVVKQEMNQAIDSSKCLMRAILVQIKNNSHENYLITTGHHAVGDGLSSIHLHSEILTYCQQIVSGNLIKPVISLPPLPPVEELLPTWTRRFKGKILSTLFMLELGLKKIWHRPQTLGFENYVPISQRRCDIVHRQLDKELTQQLINSCRQAKTTVNSALCAAMMLIIVSQISQNNSKGIRVNCLSYLDLRRHLESTISNEQMTVLASSIMGFYTIQKNISFWELARQVKQKFEASTKSRDIFKMILVAKHLIDFSLTYPKQVAATVSVSNAGRVNVSKDYGEFELEEISFVGSHALYAGMFITHASTFQGKMLLNFVFSEPSISRHTMENLVNQFMSYISHVCHLEVEPSLTKI from the coding sequence ATGAGTACATCTAATATTTTACCAAGTCACACCCAAGAGGATGTTCAAAAATTGCGCGTAAATGATAGAAAATTGGGATGTCTTGAGCAGGCTATGGAAAAGTTAAATAGCCGTGCTAAAACCTGGAACATAGTCACTACTAGTCGCATAAAAGGACCTCTAAGTGCAGAAATTCTCAGACAGGCTCTAGATATAATTCAGCACCGCCACCCCCGACTTAATTCACGAATTGTCCGTTTTAGAAATAGTCTGCGTTTTCAAACTGAAGGAACAGCAAAGATTCCTTTGCATATTGTGGAAAAGTTTGATCATCAGCAGTGGACAGAAGTCGTTAAACAAGAAATGAACCAAGCCATTGATAGCAGCAAATGTCTGATGCGAGCTATACTTGTACAAATCAAGAATAACAGTCATGAAAACTACTTAATTACAACCGGACATCATGCTGTTGGGGATGGTTTATCATCCATCCATCTGCATTCAGAAATATTGACTTATTGTCAGCAAATTGTCTCTGGAAACCTGATTAAACCAGTTATTAGTTTACCCCCATTGCCTCCTGTAGAAGAACTATTACCTACATGGACAAGGAGGTTTAAAGGTAAAATACTCAGTACATTATTTATGTTGGAGTTGGGGCTAAAAAAAATTTGGCATCGACCACAAACATTAGGCTTTGAAAATTATGTCCCTATTTCCCAGCGTCGTTGTGATATTGTTCACAGGCAACTTGACAAAGAATTAACCCAACAGTTAATTAATTCTTGTCGGCAGGCAAAGACAACAGTAAATAGTGCTTTGTGTGCGGCAATGATGTTAATAATTGTCAGCCAAATAAGTCAAAATAATAGCAAAGGTATCAGAGTAAACTGCCTATCTTACCTTGATTTACGGAGACATCTAGAATCGACAATTAGCAATGAGCAGATGACTGTATTAGCTTCATCTATTATGGGGTTTTATACTATACAGAAAAACATATCTTTTTGGGAATTAGCACGGCAGGTGAAACAAAAGTTTGAAGCTAGTACAAAGAGCCGCGATATTTTTAAAATGATTTTAGTCGCAAAGCATCTGATAGATTTTTCTCTCACCTACCCTAAGCAAGTAGCCGCCACAGTATCTGTATCTAATGCTGGTAGAGTCAATGTCTCCAAAGATTATGGTGAATTTGAATTAGAAGAAATAAGTTTTGTGGGTTCTCATGCTCTATATGCAGGGATGTTTATTACCCATGCTTCAACTTTTCAAGGAAAAATGCTGTTGAACTTTGTGTTTTCTGAACCTTCAATTAGTCGCCATACCATGGAGAATCTTGTGAATCAATTTATGTCCTATATTTCCCATGTTTGCCACTTAGAAGTTGAGCCAAGTTTAACTAAAATTTGA